In Oscillatoria acuminata PCC 6304, a single window of DNA contains:
- the lysA gene encoding diaminopimelate decarboxylase, giving the protein MVSIQTPTVQQTGRQYLTQSRSATQRRSPNQELLPLTARINEADRLEIGGCDVVTLVKQFGSPLYIVDEETLREGARQYRDLFARYYPGQSQVLYASKAWNCLAICAIVGQESLGIDVVSGGELYTALEAGVNPEKIYLHGNNKSKEELQIAVASGCTVVADNWQDLHHLVAIATETGQSAIRIMLRFTPGIECHTHEYIRTGHLDSKFGFDPDQIPEVFAFVQQHPVLTCIGLHAHIGSQIFERQPHRDLAGVMVQWLKQAAAYQLPVTELNVGGGLGIRYTEADDPPSIEEWVKGVSEAITAACESQQVALPKLLCEPGRSLIGPACVTAYTLGAQKQVPGIRTYLSVDGGMSDNPRPITYQSVYRAVVANRMSAPLTETVTIAGKHCESGDIVIHQASLPKTESGDILVVMTTGAYNYSMASNYNRVARPAAVLVNDGIANIILARETYEDLIRQDRLPERLAHLS; this is encoded by the coding sequence ATGGTATCCATTCAAACCCCGACGGTTCAGCAAACAGGCCGTCAGTATCTAACTCAATCCAGAAGCGCAACTCAGAGGCGATCGCCCAACCAGGAACTGCTCCCGCTCACCGCCCGCATCAATGAAGCCGATCGCCTAGAAATTGGTGGCTGTGATGTGGTCACCCTAGTCAAGCAGTTCGGTTCGCCCCTTTATATTGTGGACGAAGAGACCCTCAGAGAAGGGGCCAGACAATATCGGGACCTGTTTGCGCGGTACTATCCAGGTCAATCTCAGGTCTTGTATGCATCGAAAGCCTGGAATTGCTTGGCAATCTGCGCGATCGTTGGACAAGAAAGCCTCGGCATCGATGTTGTCAGTGGCGGTGAACTGTACACGGCCCTAGAAGCCGGTGTAAACCCGGAAAAAATTTATCTGCATGGCAACAACAAATCTAAAGAAGAGTTACAGATTGCCGTTGCCAGTGGCTGTACCGTCGTGGCGGATAATTGGCAGGACCTGCATCACTTAGTGGCGATCGCCACGGAAACCGGACAGTCCGCCATCCGCATCATGTTGCGGTTCACCCCGGGGATCGAGTGTCACACCCATGAATATATCCGCACCGGACACCTGGACAGTAAATTTGGCTTTGATCCCGACCAAATCCCGGAAGTCTTTGCCTTTGTCCAACAGCATCCCGTTTTGACCTGCATTGGACTCCATGCCCATATTGGCTCCCAAATTTTTGAACGGCAACCCCATCGGGACCTAGCTGGCGTCATGGTCCAATGGTTAAAACAAGCCGCTGCCTACCAACTCCCGGTGACGGAACTGAATGTCGGAGGCGGATTAGGGATTCGTTATACGGAAGCCGACGATCCGCCGAGTATTGAGGAATGGGTAAAAGGCGTCAGCGAAGCAATTACCGCAGCCTGCGAGTCCCAACAGGTGGCTTTACCGAAATTGCTCTGTGAACCCGGGCGATCGCTGATTGGTCCAGCTTGCGTCACCGCCTACACCCTAGGGGCACAAAAACAGGTCCCCGGAATCCGCACCTATCTCTCCGTCGATGGCGGGATGTCCGATAACCCCCGTCCGATTACCTATCAATCCGTTTATCGCGCCGTTGTCGCCAATCGGATGTCCGCACCCCTGACAGAAACTGTTACCATAGCCGGTAAGCATTGCGAATCCGGGGACATCGTAATTCATCAAGCCAGTCTGCCTAAAACGGAAAGCGGCGATATTCTAGTCGTCATGACCACAGGTGCTTACAATTACAGCATGGCATCGAATTATAATCGGGTAGCCAGACCCGCTGCCGTATTAGTCAATGATGGAATTGCGAATATCATCCTGGCTCGGGAAACTTACGAAGATTTAATTCGACAAGATCGCCTACCTGAACGACTGGCTCACCTGAGTTAA
- the rimI gene encoding ribosomal protein S18-alanine N-acetyltransferase — protein MPVLLLNRLTHDLLESVVELDQRSLGGMWSFDAYQREFNSPNSDLLVLSISSTPDSSDSPGATPVSPLVGIGCLWSILEEAHITVLAIHPDYWHQGFGQALLYGLLACACHRKLEWATLEVRRSNQPALALYQKFGFREVGFRKRYYKDTDEDALIFWLSGLHKPEFTESLGQWEIRVRDRLAQSGWSLSVHL, from the coding sequence GTGCCTGTTCTATTACTCAACCGACTCACCCATGACCTGTTAGAGTCTGTGGTGGAACTCGATCAGCGTTCTTTGGGTGGAATGTGGAGCTTTGATGCCTATCAGCGCGAGTTCAACAGTCCTAACAGTGATTTGCTGGTGTTATCGATTTCCTCAACACCGGACTCTTCGGATTCCCCAGGCGCTACTCCCGTTTCTCCTCTAGTCGGCATCGGTTGCCTCTGGTCGATTCTGGAGGAAGCTCATATCACGGTTCTGGCGATTCATCCCGACTATTGGCATCAGGGTTTCGGTCAGGCTCTCTTGTATGGGCTGTTGGCTTGTGCTTGTCACCGGAAACTGGAATGGGCCACCTTAGAAGTGCGTCGCTCTAATCAACCGGCTTTGGCCCTCTACCAAAAGTTTGGCTTTAGAGAGGTGGGCTTTCGCAAACGGTACTATAAAGACACGGACGAAGATGCCCTGATTTTTTGGCTCTCGGGTTTACATAAACCGGAATTCACTGAGAGTTTAGGGCAGTGGGAAATCAGGGTGCGCGATCGCCTCGCTCAATCCGGCTGGTCTTTATCGGTACATCTTTAG
- a CDS encoding nucleoside hydrolase, whose protein sequence is MASPIFAPSPRKILVDTDPGGDDTFALLWLQSLVNQGFAEWVGVTTVRGNVSAELTFRSACQVLALGGFESVEVGRSVVWNCAKIADASEIHGADGMGNLSHLLPQSPRQFATARDADEMIIEALESAPGEVTVIGLGPLTNLAAAEQKRPGILRLAKELVLMAGAFEVPGNVTPLAEFNVAFNPEAAAAVLESREDLVMLPLDVTRKLILTVEMTEAIAQSYPNHLLGQFIHQLSQFMSESCLRHRETAGVQGFLVHDAVTVAYLFYPETLLFRRGLVRVETAGNYTRGQMILDRRHGTKSLPNAFVAVEVEAMNLLAILVDDLKRLCSQRVKEGVRV, encoded by the coding sequence ATGGCTAGTCCAATCTTCGCACCCTCACCCCGAAAAATTTTGGTAGATACAGACCCTGGGGGAGATGATACATTTGCATTATTGTGGCTGCAAAGTTTGGTGAACCAAGGGTTTGCCGAATGGGTGGGCGTAACGACAGTCCGGGGAAATGTTTCGGCTGAATTGACCTTTAGGAGTGCTTGTCAAGTCTTAGCATTAGGAGGGTTTGAATCCGTAGAAGTTGGCCGGAGTGTGGTCTGGAATTGTGCAAAAATTGCCGATGCTTCTGAGATTCATGGGGCTGATGGCATGGGCAATTTATCTCATTTACTGCCTCAGTCTCCTCGGCAATTTGCAACAGCCCGTGATGCCGATGAGATGATTATTGAGGCATTGGAATCGGCACCGGGGGAGGTGACAGTGATTGGGTTGGGACCGTTGACAAATTTGGCGGCAGCGGAACAGAAACGACCAGGAATTTTGCGGTTGGCGAAGGAATTAGTGTTAATGGCGGGTGCGTTTGAGGTGCCGGGAAATGTGACTCCTTTAGCGGAGTTTAATGTGGCATTTAATCCCGAGGCGGCAGCAGCGGTTTTGGAGAGTCGAGAGGATCTGGTGATGTTGCCGTTGGATGTGACGCGGAAGCTGATTTTAACGGTGGAAATGACGGAGGCGATCGCCCAATCCTATCCCAATCATCTCCTGGGTCAGTTTATCCACCAACTGAGTCAATTTATGAGCGAGTCTTGTTTGCGCCATCGAGAAACCGCTGGAGTCCAGGGATTTTTAGTTCATGATGCGGTCACGGTTGCTTATTTATTTTATCCGGAAACTTTGTTATTTCGGCGGGGTTTGGTGAGGGTAGAAACCGCTGGAAATTATACCCGAGGTCAAATGATTTTAGACCGTCGCCACGGGACTAAATCTCTCCCGAATGCGTTCGTGGCGGTGGAGGTTGAGGCGATGAATTTGTTGGCAATTTTAGTTGATGATTTAAAAAGACTCTGTTCCCAGAGGGTGAAAGAAGGGGTTAGGGTTTAA
- the gcvT gene encoding glycine cleavage system aminomethyltransferase GcvT translates to MATNAANETAQPLSRTPLYQEAIALKARMTAFSGWEMPVQFSGINPEHQAVRTAAGLFDISHMGMFSLCGKDLLTQMQGLVPSDLSRLQPGEGQYTVLLNAKGGILDDIIFYDQGQDEEGRHFAQVIVNAATCAEDKAWLLAQLAGSDVEFQDLSKQKVLLAVQGPEAVQKLQQFVEVDLSVVKPFGHLQGSVCGGNGFLARTGYTGEDGYEVMVNPETGITLWRSLVNAGVTPCGLGCRDTLRLEAAMALYGQDIDVTTTPLEAGLGWLVHLDTKGEFIGREVLVKQKETGVKRRLVGIEMQGRYIARHGYPVMFEGKPVGEVTSGSWSPTLDHAIALAYLPVELSKPGQSIEVEIRGKRYPGTVVKKPFYRSVNKPPKS, encoded by the coding sequence GTGGCAACTAATGCAGCAAATGAGACGGCACAACCCCTGTCCCGAACTCCCCTCTATCAGGAGGCGATCGCCCTCAAAGCGAGGATGACTGCCTTCTCTGGATGGGAAATGCCGGTGCAGTTTTCCGGCATTAATCCCGAACATCAAGCCGTCCGAACCGCTGCGGGACTGTTTGATATCTCCCACATGGGGATGTTTTCTCTGTGTGGTAAAGATTTACTAACGCAAATGCAAGGATTAGTCCCCTCAGATTTGTCTCGCTTACAACCTGGTGAGGGTCAGTACACGGTTCTCCTGAATGCCAAGGGTGGCATCTTGGATGATATTATTTTTTATGATCAAGGGCAGGATGAAGAGGGAAGGCATTTTGCTCAGGTGATTGTTAATGCCGCCACTTGTGCAGAAGATAAGGCTTGGTTATTAGCACAATTGGCAGGGTCCGATGTGGAATTCCAGGATTTATCCAAACAAAAGGTATTACTAGCGGTTCAAGGTCCTGAAGCGGTGCAGAAACTGCAACAGTTTGTGGAGGTGGATCTGTCGGTGGTGAAACCCTTTGGACATTTACAAGGGTCGGTTTGTGGGGGCAATGGGTTTTTGGCCCGCACGGGATACACTGGGGAAGATGGGTATGAAGTGATGGTGAATCCAGAAACAGGGATCACGTTGTGGCGATCGCTGGTCAATGCTGGGGTAACTCCCTGTGGTTTGGGTTGTCGGGATACCCTGCGTCTGGAAGCGGCAATGGCACTTTATGGTCAAGATATTGATGTAACAACTACGCCGTTAGAAGCGGGACTGGGTTGGTTGGTGCATCTGGACACTAAAGGGGAATTTATCGGCAGAGAAGTGTTAGTTAAACAGAAGGAAACTGGGGTAAAACGGCGCTTGGTGGGAATCGAAATGCAGGGCCGTTATATTGCTCGTCATGGTTATCCGGTGATGTTTGAAGGTAAACCTGTGGGAGAGGTCACCAGTGGCAGTTGGTCTCCTACTTTGGATCATGCGATCGCCCTGGCTTATTTACCCGTAGAACTGAGCAAACCCGGTCAATCCATTGAGGTGGAAATTCGCGGCAAACGGTATCCCGGAACCGTAGTGAAAAAGCCCTTTTATCGGTCAGTAAATAAACCCCCAAAGTCTTAA
- a CDS encoding ABC transporter ATP-binding protein, which translates to MIVEDLKQQDFSPPTPDDSDLLVSVENLSKKFCRNLKKSLLYGVRDIAAELIGSGRKSEVLREGEFWALRDIEFQLRRGEALGLVGANGAGKSTLLRVISGLIHPDTGSVKIRGRVAPLIALGAGFNPILTGRENIYANMSILGLPTREIEERFDDVVEFAEIADAIDAPVQTYSSGMAARLGFACAAHINPDILLIDEVLAVGDVKFKIKCHRRLAELRETGTAFILVSHNSHSLLNVCDRSIYLKKGQLITSGETESVIRHYEEDLCLSGTDKATGAMVLPPKSPEESMGLDITQVCFKDEAGNILEYVNSGEPACLSVECQSSGYFENANLGFLLTGLGGDREYVLYLTTASDNELMEISPGRVEIQMQLPHCGLVPGAYSAKIYIRTGVKSLDIVESFRFTVKSNKVTSRCLFYQPRSWKVVQHQD; encoded by the coding sequence ATGATAGTCGAAGACTTAAAACAACAAGATTTTAGCCCCCCCACACCGGATGATTCTGATTTGTTGGTTTCGGTAGAAAATCTCTCTAAGAAATTTTGCCGAAATTTAAAGAAATCTTTGCTCTATGGAGTGCGAGATATTGCGGCTGAATTAATCGGAAGTGGCCGAAAAAGCGAGGTGCTCCGCGAGGGAGAATTTTGGGCGCTGCGTGATATTGAATTCCAACTCAGACGGGGGGAAGCCCTGGGATTAGTGGGAGCAAATGGAGCCGGAAAAAGCACCCTATTACGGGTGATTAGTGGATTAATTCACCCCGATACTGGCTCGGTGAAAATCCGAGGCCGCGTTGCCCCTTTAATTGCCTTGGGAGCAGGATTTAATCCGATTTTAACCGGGCGAGAAAATATTTATGCCAATATGTCAATTTTGGGGTTACCTACCCGAGAAATCGAGGAACGATTTGATGACGTGGTGGAGTTTGCGGAGATTGCCGATGCCATTGATGCGCCGGTTCAAACCTATAGTTCAGGGATGGCGGCGCGATTAGGATTTGCTTGTGCGGCTCATATTAATCCAGATATTCTGTTGATTGATGAGGTGTTAGCCGTCGGTGATGTCAAGTTCAAAATTAAGTGTCATCGCCGGTTGGCTGAATTGCGGGAAACGGGGACAGCATTTATTCTGGTGTCCCATAATTCTCACAGTTTGCTGAATGTTTGCGATCGCTCAATTTATTTGAAGAAAGGTCAACTGATTACCTCGGGGGAAACTGAGTCAGTGATTCGCCACTATGAGGAAGACCTTTGTTTGAGTGGCACCGATAAGGCAACCGGCGCAATGGTGCTTCCTCCCAAATCCCCCGAGGAAAGCATGGGGTTAGATATTACCCAGGTTTGTTTTAAGGATGAAGCGGGAAATATTTTAGAATATGTCAATTCTGGGGAACCGGCTTGTTTATCCGTAGAATGTCAATCATCCGGGTATTTTGAGAATGCCAATTTAGGGTTTTTACTCACCGGATTAGGAGGCGATCGCGAATATGTGTTATATCTGACCACCGCCAGTGATAATGAGTTGATGGAAATCTCTCCCGGACGAGTGGAAATTCAGATGCAATTGCCTCACTGCGGTTTAGTTCCTGGTGCATATAGTGCCAAGATTTATATCAGAACTGGGGTAAAATCCTTGGATATCGTCGAATCTTTTAGATTTACCGTCAAATCCAATAAAGTAACCAGCCGATGTTTGTTTTATCAACCCCGGAGTTGGAAAGTAGTCCAGCATCAGGACTAG
- a CDS encoding ABC transporter permease yields the protein MRPEYIYTPQSELRHPKRMFRQMWRDLLAARSLAWRLMIRDISAQYRQSFLGIAWAFIPPIAMAVGFTLAGNARAISIGETDIPYPAYVMFSTALWQTFVESLQGPVQASTDAKPMLARVKFPREALILAKLGEVGFNFGIKMILICALFLIFRVPVSWTVILAPVALIHLILLGTFFGILLAPLGLLYKDVSKGLTMLMGLWLFVTPVVFPVPQEGAFATIVKLNPVTPLLVTTRELATTGILTQQTGFWIASLFTLVGLVVTWVGFRIALPFAIERVSS from the coding sequence ATGCGGCCCGAATACATTTATACTCCCCAAAGCGAACTCCGACATCCCAAACGAATGTTCCGACAAATGTGGCGGGATTTGCTGGCAGCGCGATCGCTGGCATGGCGGTTGATGATTCGGGATATCAGCGCTCAATATCGCCAGTCCTTTCTGGGAATTGCTTGGGCATTTATTCCCCCGATCGCAATGGCAGTAGGATTTACCCTAGCGGGAAATGCCAGAGCCATTTCCATTGGGGAAACCGATATTCCCTATCCCGCCTATGTCATGTTTAGCACCGCACTTTGGCAAACCTTTGTTGAATCCTTACAAGGTCCGGTTCAAGCCTCAACCGATGCTAAACCCATGTTAGCCCGAGTCAAATTTCCCCGGGAAGCCTTAATCTTAGCAAAATTAGGGGAAGTCGGGTTTAACTTTGGCATCAAAATGATTTTAATTTGCGCGTTATTTCTGATATTTCGCGTCCCCGTTAGTTGGACTGTAATTTTAGCGCCAGTTGCCTTAATTCATTTGATTTTACTTGGGACATTTTTCGGCATTTTATTAGCCCCCCTCGGTCTTTTATATAAAGATGTTTCCAAAGGATTAACCATGCTCATGGGATTGTGGTTATTTGTCACCCCGGTGGTTTTTCCCGTTCCCCAAGAGGGAGCCTTTGCGACGATCGTTAAATTGAATCCCGTAACCCCCTTATTAGTCACCACGCGAGAGTTAGCCACCACGGGAATCCTGACCCAGCAGACTGGGTTTTGGATTGCCAGCTTGTTCACCTTAGTGGGATTAGTGGTAACCTGGGTGGGATTCCGAATTGCCTTGCCATTTGCAATCGAAAGAGTGAGTTCCTGA
- a CDS encoding glycosyltransferase family 2 protein, with amino-acid sequence MTEPQVTLVIVPRERFSCTRESLESIYQYTDIPFNLVYVDGNSPKGVRQYLEEQARLHGFNLIRVDRYLSPNKSRNIGLSQVKTKYVAFLDNDVVVSPGWLEHLINCAEETNATVVGPLMCQDKPVHEIVHFAGGESHIWTDNNGDRPRRRLREKMYKQGKRVAEVRGALQRQETELAEFHCVLVRRSIFDRLGPLDEGMLNTKEHLDFCMSVREAGETVYFEPASLVTYVPGPPLELTDLPFYMLRWSDAWQLNSLHRLRDKWNLDEDAYFQIKYKRMGWRRRKSILMPLSERLTFGIKSGFFEKRILCPLDKLLNRYLSDRYVKQQSEPIQIKPVMATETQPEEQKTPTPSLSQS; translated from the coding sequence ATGACTGAACCTCAAGTAACCCTTGTCATTGTTCCTCGGGAACGATTTAGTTGCACTCGCGAATCCCTAGAAAGCATTTACCAATACACCGATATTCCCTTTAACTTAGTGTATGTGGATGGCAATTCCCCCAAGGGAGTGCGCCAGTATTTAGAAGAACAAGCCCGGTTACATGGATTTAACTTGATTCGAGTCGATCGCTATTTATCTCCAAATAAGAGTCGCAATATTGGCTTGAGTCAGGTGAAAACGAAATATGTCGCCTTCCTAGATAACGATGTCGTTGTCAGTCCCGGATGGTTGGAACACTTGATCAACTGTGCGGAAGAAACCAATGCCACCGTTGTTGGTCCTTTGATGTGCCAAGATAAACCCGTTCATGAAATCGTCCATTTTGCGGGAGGAGAGTCCCATATTTGGACGGACAACAATGGGGACCGTCCCCGGCGCAGACTGCGGGAAAAAATGTATAAGCAAGGGAAGCGGGTGGCTGAAGTGCGCGGCGCACTCCAGCGACAGGAAACGGAACTGGCGGAATTTCACTGCGTTTTGGTCCGCCGTTCCATATTCGATCGCCTCGGACCCCTGGATGAAGGGATGCTGAATACCAAAGAACATTTGGACTTCTGTATGAGTGTCCGAGAAGCGGGGGAAACCGTTTATTTTGAGCCGGCGTCCCTGGTGACTTATGTCCCCGGTCCTCCCCTGGAATTGACCGATTTACCCTTCTATATGCTGCGCTGGAGTGATGCGTGGCAGTTGAATAGTTTACACCGCTTACGGGATAAATGGAATTTGGACGAAGATGCTTATTTTCAAATTAAGTATAAACGGATGGGATGGCGGCGCAGAAAGTCAATTTTGATGCCGTTAAGTGAACGGTTGACTTTTGGGATTAAAAGTGGCTTTTTTGAGAAACGGATTCTCTGTCCTTTGGACAAGTTGCTCAACCGTTACCTGAGCGATCGCTATGTCAAACAGCAATCTGAACCCATTCAAATTAAACCCGTGATGGCAACGGAAACTCAACCCGAAGAACAGAAGACTCCGACGCCCTCATTATCTCAATCTTAA
- a CDS encoding glycosyltransferase, translated as MRIALIVRHFPVLSQTFILNQITGLIDRNHEVDIYPLEGIPEKNLEKVHPDVEKYNLLDRTYPLPEISSNYAVRWLNGLKLFAANFSKNPGVVLRSLNVFKYGTPAATFWLLHVALPTLDKAPYDIIHCQFGDLGLRGISFRDICFPAAKLVTTFRGFDISLYLREHGDRVYESLFQQGDFFMTNCDYFKRELIRIGCDPHRLAVIRSGLEPRDFSFSPPRPPADGKIRIATTGRLSEKKGIEYAIRAVTQLLPDYPNLTYQIIGDGPLKAKLAQLIEELGVQNSVHLLGWKTQPEIQEILANSHLFMAPSVTAADGDCDAPINVLKEAMAMGLPVISTEHGGIPELVRDGISGFLVPERDAQGLAEKIKLLIEHPERWPELGQAGRMEVENHYNINSLNDRLVEIYHQALNSTSSDQSPQPSQLIPVQTE; from the coding sequence ATGAGAATAGCCTTGATTGTCCGCCATTTTCCAGTATTATCCCAAACGTTCATCCTGAATCAGATTACCGGATTGATTGATCGCAATCATGAGGTGGATATTTATCCCCTAGAAGGGATACCGGAAAAAAATCTGGAAAAAGTACATCCGGATGTGGAAAAATATAACCTACTCGATCGCACCTATCCCTTACCGGAAATTAGCTCAAATTATGCCGTCCGTTGGCTGAATGGGTTGAAATTATTCGCGGCGAATTTTTCTAAAAATCCCGGAGTAGTGTTGCGATCGCTCAATGTTTTTAAATATGGCACCCCAGCGGCAACCTTCTGGTTACTCCATGTCGCCCTCCCCACCTTGGACAAAGCACCTTATGACATCATTCACTGTCAATTTGGGGACCTAGGATTACGGGGTATTTCTTTTCGGGATATCTGTTTCCCTGCCGCTAAATTAGTCACAACCTTTCGGGGATTTGATATTAGCCTGTACCTGCGGGAACATGGCGATCGCGTTTACGAATCCCTGTTCCAACAGGGCGACTTTTTTATGACCAACTGCGACTATTTCAAACGCGAACTCATCCGCATTGGTTGTGACCCCCATCGCCTCGCTGTAATCCGTTCTGGACTAGAACCTCGGGACTTCTCTTTTTCCCCCCCTCGTCCTCCGGCTGATGGAAAAATCCGCATTGCCACCACGGGACGACTCAGTGAAAAAAAGGGGATTGAGTACGCAATTAGGGCCGTGACTCAACTGCTGCCAGACTATCCAAATTTAACCTATCAAATTATTGGCGATGGTCCTTTAAAAGCCAAATTAGCACAATTAATTGAGGAACTTGGAGTCCAAAATTCAGTCCATTTACTCGGCTGGAAAACTCAGCCAGAAATTCAAGAGATTTTAGCAAACTCTCATTTGTTTATGGCCCCGAGTGTCACCGCTGCTGATGGCGACTGCGATGCGCCGATTAATGTTTTAAAAGAAGCAATGGCGATGGGTTTGCCCGTGATTAGTACCGAGCATGGAGGAATTCCTGAATTAGTCCGAGATGGAATTTCCGGGTTTCTCGTTCCAGAACGAGACGCTCAAGGATTAGCTGAGAAAATCAAGCTACTCATTGAGCATCCGGAACGGTGGCCCGAACTGGGTCAAGCGGGGCGCATGGAAGTAGAAAACCACTACAATATTAACAGTTTAAATGATCGCCTCGTGGAGATTTATCATCAGGCCCTCAACTCCACCTCATCAGATCAGTCACCCCAACCTTCTCAGTTAATTCCAGTCCAAACTGAATAA
- a CDS encoding glycosyltransferase, whose protein sequence is MNQRTQPFVSIIIPVLNDPQRLQLCLEALENQTYPKHLYEVLVIDNGSDESIEPVVCPFQQAKMLVEMVPGSYTARNQGILHAQGEVLAFTDADCIPQLDWVEKGTAHLLSVPNCGLVGGNIQFSFKNPNRPTAAELYDQFFFLQQEYYLDNQQFAATANVFTYKQVFERVGLFNSTLKSGGDREWGKRVFAAGYTQSYAPDATICHPARDSVKQLQKKVTRVARATYHLNRHRPNFPLVLLKFILSDLKPPLRIWFRIGNNKRPHDLSYKIDFMALLMWMKLVKAGEKVRLFFTEFMAEQPAIKLTSPVNQKMSQAKENNG, encoded by the coding sequence ATGAATCAGCGTACTCAACCCTTTGTTTCGATTATCATTCCTGTATTGAATGATCCTCAACGACTTCAACTCTGTTTGGAGGCATTAGAAAACCAGACCTATCCCAAACATCTTTATGAAGTGTTGGTGATTGACAATGGGTCTGATGAAAGTATTGAGCCAGTCGTTTGCCCATTTCAGCAAGCGAAAATGCTGGTTGAAATGGTTCCGGGTTCCTATACCGCTCGCAATCAAGGAATTTTACACGCGCAAGGTGAAGTTTTAGCCTTTACGGATGCTGATTGTATTCCCCAGTTAGATTGGGTGGAGAAGGGAACTGCTCATTTATTATCAGTTCCCAATTGTGGATTGGTGGGAGGTAACATTCAGTTTTCCTTTAAAAATCCCAACCGTCCAACTGCTGCCGAACTCTACGACCAATTTTTCTTTTTGCAGCAAGAATATTATCTGGATAATCAACAATTTGCGGCAACGGCCAATGTTTTTACTTATAAACAAGTGTTTGAGCGGGTCGGGTTATTTAACTCGACGCTGAAATCAGGTGGCGATCGCGAATGGGGAAAGCGCGTTTTTGCGGCGGGTTACACCCAAAGTTATGCCCCTGATGCTACTATCTGTCATCCGGCCCGAGATTCGGTGAAACAACTTCAGAAAAAGGTGACAAGAGTCGCCAGAGCCACCTATCATCTCAACCGCCATCGCCCCAATTTTCCGTTAGTCCTCCTCAAGTTTATCCTCTCAGACCTCAAGCCCCCGTTGCGAATTTGGTTTAGAATTGGGAATAATAAACGCCCCCATGACTTAAGCTACAAAATAGACTTCATGGCTCTTTTAATGTGGATGAAACTGGTTAAAGCTGGGGAAAAAGTTAGGTTATTTTTCACCGAATTTATGGCGGAACAGCCGGCAATTAAATTGACCAGTCCCGTTAACCAGAAAATGAGTCAAGCCAAAGAAAATAATGGATGA